Proteins co-encoded in one Methanobrevibacter gottschalkii DSM 11977 genomic window:
- a CDS encoding signal peptidase I, translating to MEIDYKEIASYVVILIIVLIAAQHLNVVVSGSMEPAFYRGDIVLVEKADFFGIHEFNASDVKVGDVVVYDAAWYNQPVIHRIINITDINGTTMYVIKGDNNNAPDPYYVTSSQIKEKVVTVDDNLVVIPKIGYLSLWLRGL from the coding sequence ATGGAAATTGATTATAAAGAAATTGCATCATATGTAGTTATCCTCATTATTGTTTTAATTGCCGCTCAACATCTTAATGTTGTTGTATCTGGAAGTATGGAACCTGCCTTTTATAGGGGTGACATTGTTTTAGTTGAAAAAGCAGATTTCTTTGGTATTCATGAGTTTAATGCAAGTGATGTCAAAGTTGGTGATGTAGTTGTTTATGATGCAGCTTGGTATAACCAGCCAGTTATCCATAGAATTATTAATATTACAGATATTAATGGAACTACGATGTATGTAATTAAAGGAGATAATAATAATGCTCCTGACCCATATTATGTTACTTCAAGTCAAATAAAAGAAAAAGTAGTAACAGTTGATGATAATTTAGTCGTAATTCCAAAAATTGGTTATCTTTCCCTTTGGTTAAGAGGGTTATAA
- the hemL gene encoding glutamate-1-semialdehyde 2,1-aminomutase, whose product MNSEELFNESKNYFPGGVNSPVRAFKPYPFFVKNAGGSKLTDEDGKSYIDYCLAYGPLILGHANPKVVREVSNQLTIGTAYGTPTENEITLAKEVIDRIPSAEMVRFCNSGTEATMSAIRLARGFTGRDKIVKFEGAYHGAHDYVLVKGGSGAATLPDSAGIPVDTTKNTLSVPFNDEEILTDLIEREGDNIACIIMEVVMGNVGCIEPKPGFLEFVRKITEENNIVLIFDEVITGFRASRGGAQEYYGVTPDLTTLGKIVGGGLPMGAFCGKKEIMELIAPNGPVYQAGTFSGNPISVQAGISTLTQLNNAFYKELERKGNFLRGNIQSIIDDEEYNVQPVGFSSMFQIYFNPAPVYNYADAQESDRKKFLRYFKSLLKQGVFIPPSQFECNFISNAHSMEDLQKTSDAIEISLHEAFKKRRR is encoded by the coding sequence ATGAATTCTGAAGAATTATTCAATGAATCTAAAAATTATTTTCCGGGGGGAGTAAATTCTCCTGTACGTGCTTTTAAACCTTATCCATTTTTTGTTAAAAATGCCGGAGGTTCAAAACTTACTGATGAAGATGGAAAAAGTTACATTGATTATTGTTTAGCATATGGTCCGTTAATTTTAGGGCATGCTAATCCTAAAGTTGTAAGGGAGGTTTCTAATCAATTAACTATTGGTACTGCTTATGGTACTCCAACTGAAAATGAAATTACTCTTGCAAAAGAGGTTATTGATAGAATTCCATCTGCTGAAATGGTAAGATTCTGTAATAGTGGTACTGAAGCCACTATGAGTGCAATTAGATTGGCACGTGGTTTTACGGGTAGAGATAAAATTGTTAAATTTGAAGGTGCTTATCATGGAGCACATGATTATGTATTGGTTAAAGGAGGATCTGGTGCTGCAACTTTGCCTGATAGTGCAGGTATTCCAGTTGATACTACAAAAAACACTTTATCTGTTCCATTTAATGATGAAGAGATTTTAACAGATTTAATTGAAAGAGAAGGTGACAATATTGCTTGCATTATAATGGAAGTTGTCATGGGTAATGTTGGTTGTATTGAACCAAAACCGGGATTTTTAGAATTTGTTAGAAAAATTACAGAAGAAAATAACATAGTTCTAATTTTTGATGAAGTTATCACTGGTTTTAGAGCTTCCAGAGGGGGAGCTCAAGAATATTATGGAGTCACTCCTGATTTAACTACTCTTGGTAAAATTGTTGGTGGCGGACTTCCTATGGGAGCTTTTTGTGGTAAAAAAGAAATCATGGAATTAATTGCTCCAAATGGTCCTGTTTATCAGGCAGGTACTTTTTCAGGAAATCCTATATCTGTACAAGCAGGAATATCTACTTTAACTCAATTAAATAATGCATTTTACAAAGAATTAGAAAGGAAAGGTAATTTTCTTAGAGGCAATATTCAATCTATAATTGATGATGAAGAATATAATGTTCAACCGGTTGGGTTTTCATCCATGTTTCAAATTTATTTCAATCCAGCACCAGTTTATAATTATGCTGATGCTCAGGAATCTGACAGAAAAAAATTCTTAAGATACTTTAAATCATTATTAAAACAAGGTGTATTCATTCCACCTTCCCAATTTGAATGTAATTTTATTTCAAATGCTCATAGTATGGAAGATTTACAAAAAACTTCAGATGCTATTGAAATTTCTTTACATGAAGCTTTTAAAAAAAGAAGAAGGTAG
- a CDS encoding cobalt-precorrin-8 methylmutase, with product MSDKMFMGASTKQGLDIANKSREIIRNLIGDDVKDLNPAERDIVERIVHSTADPEYAKLVKISPDFVDAAMASLKNKETILTDINMVKYGITRYEGEVECYIKNKEVIKIAKENQITRAAAAMRYAADNGFEGIVVSGNAPTAVFEAMDLYEKGEMNLKAIVGVPVGFVGAADSKEALHNSNIPNIIVEGPKGGTPIAVACVNSLIQHL from the coding sequence ATGTCAGACAAAATGTTCATGGGTGCATCAACTAAACAAGGTTTGGATATTGCTAATAAAAGTAGGGAAATTATCCGTAACCTTATTGGAGATGATGTCAAAGATTTAAATCCTGCTGAAAGGGATATTGTTGAGAGGATTGTCCACTCAACAGCTGATCCTGAATATGCAAAATTAGTAAAAATTAGTCCTGATTTTGTAGATGCAGCTATGGCTTCCCTAAAAAATAAAGAAACCATTTTAACTGATATTAATATGGTTAAATATGGTATTACAAGATATGAAGGGGAAGTAGAGTGTTATATAAAAAATAAAGAAGTTATTAAAATAGCTAAAGAAAATCAAATTACAAGAGCAGCTGCCGCAATGCGTTATGCTGCTGATAATGGTTTTGAGGGTATTGTGGTTTCGGGCAATGCGCCAACTGCTGTTTTTGAAGCTATGGACTTATATGAAAAAGGTGAAATGAATCTTAAAGCTATTGTTGGAGTTCCTGTTGGTTTTGTTGGAGCTGCTGATTCAAAAGAAGCTCTACATAATTCTAATATTCCTAATATTATTGTTGAAGGACCTAAAGGTGGAACACCGATAGCAGTTGCTTGTGTAAATTCATTAATACAACATTTATAA
- a CDS encoding BaiN/RdsA family NAD(P)/FAD-dependent oxidoreductase, translating into MEEYEIAVIGGGPAGIMAAIAASQNSSSVILLEKNPKLGRKLLTTGGGRCNITNAKPIRELLKFYPQKNFLKHAFYTLSNEKLLSFFENKGLKFIEEANNRIFPETEKSIDILKILTDYLEDIIISYNFEVKSIDEDFVINDKLKADKIIIATGGITYPKTGCSIKNYSLTKQPITDIKYGLSPLITKKDLSDIAGITLYDVIVSYKKTKVKGNVLISHFGLTGPAIIDLSNFISESISYNLLENDNCDINFEIAIDLCPDFSREKLQEKFNQDFQVKGKTMIKNYLKLFLTNNFIDFFLDEINLDRETQLSRINKKSKNRLIKNLKSFNFKIKGFNNDLAKITVGGIDLNNVNPKTMQSTIIPNLYFAGEVLDLHGPTGGYNLKIAFSTGYLAGLSASEK; encoded by the coding sequence ATGGAAGAATATGAAATAGCTGTAATTGGTGGAGGACCGGCAGGAATAATGGCCGCAATAGCTGCAAGTCAAAATTCTTCAAGCGTAATATTACTTGAAAAAAATCCTAAATTGGGTCGTAAACTCCTAACTACTGGTGGAGGGAGATGTAATATTACGAATGCTAAACCAATAAGAGAGTTATTAAAATTCTATCCTCAAAAAAATTTTTTAAAACACGCTTTTTATACACTTTCAAATGAAAAATTACTATCTTTTTTTGAGAATAAAGGATTAAAATTCATTGAAGAAGCAAATAATAGAATATTTCCTGAAACTGAAAAATCTATTGATATCTTAAAAATTTTAACTGATTACTTAGAAGATATAATTATAAGTTATAACTTCGAAGTTAAAAGCATCGATGAGGATTTTGTTATAAATGATAAGTTAAAAGCAGATAAGATAATTATTGCTACAGGTGGTATAACATATCCGAAAACTGGTTGCAGCATTAAAAACTATTCTTTAACAAAACAGCCTATTACTGATATTAAATATGGACTATCACCATTAATTACAAAAAAAGATTTGTCTGATATTGCTGGTATAACATTATATGATGTTATTGTAAGTTATAAGAAAACTAAAGTTAAAGGTAATGTTTTAATTTCCCATTTTGGTTTAACTGGTCCGGCAATTATTGATTTAAGTAATTTTATATCAGAAAGTATAAGTTATAACTTATTGGAAAATGATAATTGTGATATTAATTTTGAAATAGCTATTGACTTATGCCCTGATTTCAGCCGTGAAAAATTACAAGAAAAATTCAATCAAGACTTTCAAGTTAAAGGAAAAACGATGATTAAAAATTATTTAAAATTATTTTTAACTAACAACTTCATTGATTTCTTTTTAGACGAAATAAATCTTGACAGGGAAACTCAATTATCAAGAATTAATAAAAAAAGTAAAAATCGTTTAATTAAAAATTTAAAAAGTTTTAATTTTAAAATAAAAGGTTTTAATAATGATTTGGCTAAAATAACAGTTGGTGGTATTGATTTAAATAATGTTAATCCAAAAACAATGCAATCAACAATCATACCTAATTTATACTTTGCAGGTGAAGTTTTAGATTTACATGGACCTACAGGAGGTTATAATTTAAAAATTGCTTTTTCAACAGGTTATCTGGCTGGGTTATCTGCAAGTGAAAAATAA
- the aspS gene encoding aspartate--tRNA(Asn) ligase, with translation MQGLLNDWRRTHYAKETTPDIAGSDVTIMGWVHEIRDLGGIIFVVIRDVTGRVQLTAPSKKVEAEILEDIRKFRKESVVAVRGLVQEAPKAPNGVEIIPNEIKVLNLSNQPLPMDPTEKVQAGIDTRLDSRFIDLRKENVSAIFKIKGQMFHTIRDYFYNNGFHEINTPKLVASATEGGTELFPITYFEKEAFLGQSPQLYKQMMMGAGMDKVFEIGQIFRAEEHDTLRHLNEAISIDAEASFMDDVDVMKVLNDMLINVLTDVNDKCSDELSILGYELDVPKGNFPVVTYDEAVDIVNSRGVEMEWGEDLSREAEKALGDSMGGFYFLTEWPSAIKPFYVMPQEGDEKYSHAFDLMYNNLELSSGATRVHQHDLLVKQIEERGLNPDGFGSYLKAFEYGMPPHAGWGLGADRLTMVLTGSENIRECVLFPRDRHRLTP, from the coding sequence TTGCAAGGTTTATTAAATGACTGGAGAAGAACTCATTATGCTAAAGAAACTACCCCTGATATTGCAGGTAGTGATGTTACCATCATGGGATGGGTACATGAAATCCGTGATTTAGGCGGTATTATTTTTGTTGTTATCCGAGATGTTACTGGTAGAGTTCAATTAACTGCTCCAAGTAAAAAAGTAGAAGCGGAAATATTAGAAGATATTAGAAAATTCAGAAAAGAGTCAGTTGTTGCTGTTAGAGGATTAGTTCAAGAAGCTCCAAAAGCACCTAATGGTGTTGAAATAATTCCTAATGAAATTAAAGTATTAAACTTATCTAATCAACCTTTACCAATGGATCCTACTGAAAAAGTTCAGGCCGGAATTGATACCAGATTAGATTCAAGATTCATTGATTTAAGAAAAGAAAATGTTTCAGCAATTTTCAAAATTAAAGGTCAAATGTTCCATACTATTAGAGATTATTTTTATAATAATGGATTTCATGAAATTAATACTCCTAAACTTGTAGCTTCCGCTACTGAAGGAGGTACTGAATTATTCCCAATTACTTACTTTGAAAAAGAAGCATTCTTAGGTCAATCTCCTCAATTATACAAGCAAATGATGATGGGTGCTGGAATGGACAAAGTCTTTGAAATTGGTCAAATTTTCAGAGCTGAAGAACATGATACTTTAAGACACTTGAATGAAGCTATTTCCATCGATGCAGAAGCTTCTTTCATGGACGATGTTGATGTAATGAAAGTATTGAATGACATGCTTATCAACGTATTAACTGATGTCAACGATAAATGTAGTGATGAATTATCTATTTTAGGATATGAATTAGATGTGCCTAAAGGAAATTTCCCTGTTGTAACTTATGATGAAGCTGTTGATATTGTAAATTCACGTGGAGTTGAAATGGAATGGGGAGAAGATTTATCTCGTGAAGCTGAAAAAGCATTAGGCGATTCAATGGGTGGATTTTATTTTTTAACTGAATGGCCGTCTGCAATTAAACCATTTTATGTAATGCCTCAAGAAGGAGATGAAAAATACTCCCATGCTTTCGATTTAATGTATAATAATTTAGAGTTATCTTCTGGTGCTACTCGTGTTCATCAGCATGATTTACTTGTAAAACAAATAGAAGAAAGAGGATTAAATCCTGATGGATTTGGAAGTTATCTTAAAGCATTTGAATATGGTATGCCTCCTCATGCAGGTTGGGGTTTAGGTGCTGATAGATTAACTATGGTACTTACTGGCTCTGAAAACATCCGTGAATGTGTACTATTCCCAAGAGACAGACACAGATTAACTCCTTAA
- the hisD gene encoding histidinol dehydrogenase, which yields MEILKYSDIDLVETIKRSEEDVNKVLGIVSDILDNVKNNHDLAIREYTEKFDGVTIENLKVSEDEIKEAYDTLDDSLLVALKQAASNIEKFHKKQIPHEWEIEVNPGIVAGQIVRPINSAGCYIPGGRAAYPSSILMTVIPAKIAGVKKVVCVTPPQKDGKILDAILVAADIAGANEIYKVGGAQAIAGLAYGTESIPQVEKIVGPGNIFVTAAKKLVYGQVDIEFPAGPSEVLILADETANPEFLATDILAQAEHDPNASCFLVTDSEKLAIEVDEFVKKLTEVAPRREIIEKSLSKSGKIIITNTFEEAIYITNEYAPEHLIISTKDDDDTLSHINNAGSIFLGSYSPVAAGDYGSGTNHVLPTGGGAKMYSGLSTEAFIKKPTVQRITKEGLKELSKTSVPIAEYEGFFEHANSFKTRLKDDWK from the coding sequence ATGGAAATATTAAAATATTCTGATATTGATTTAGTTGAAACTATAAAAAGATCAGAAGAAGATGTAAATAAAGTTTTAGGTATTGTTTCAGATATTTTGGATAATGTTAAAAACAATCATGATTTAGCTATTCGTGAGTATACTGAAAAATTTGATGGAGTTACAATAGAAAATTTAAAAGTATCTGAAGATGAAATAAAGGAAGCTTATGATACTTTAGATGATAGTTTACTTGTTGCTTTAAAACAAGCGGCATCAAATATTGAAAAATTTCATAAAAAACAAATTCCTCATGAATGGGAAATTGAAGTAAATCCGGGTATTGTTGCAGGTCAGATTGTAAGGCCTATAAACTCTGCTGGCTGTTATATTCCTGGTGGAAGAGCAGCATACCCTTCATCAATTTTAATGACCGTCATTCCTGCTAAAATTGCAGGTGTTAAAAAGGTTGTATGCGTTACTCCTCCGCAAAAAGATGGTAAAATTTTAGATGCTATACTGGTTGCAGCAGACATTGCCGGTGCTAATGAAATATACAAAGTTGGTGGAGCACAAGCTATTGCAGGTCTTGCATATGGAACTGAATCTATTCCGCAAGTAGAAAAAATTGTGGGCCCGGGAAATATATTCGTTACTGCAGCTAAAAAATTAGTGTATGGTCAAGTTGATATTGAATTCCCTGCAGGACCATCTGAAGTGTTAATATTAGCAGATGAAACTGCAAATCCGGAATTTTTAGCAACTGATATATTAGCACAAGCAGAACATGATCCTAATGCATCTTGTTTTTTAGTTACTGACTCTGAAAAATTAGCTATTGAAGTTGATGAATTTGTAAAAAAATTAACTGAAGTTGCTCCAAGACGTGAAATTATTGAAAAATCATTATCTAAAAGTGGAAAAATTATTATCACTAACACTTTTGAAGAGGCTATTTATATCACAAATGAATATGCTCCTGAACATTTAATCATATCTACTAAAGATGATGATGATACATTATCACACATTAATAATGCTGGTTCTATCTTTTTAGGTTCTTATTCACCAGTAGCAGCAGGAGATTATGGATCCGGAACTAACCATGTTCTTCCGACCGGAGGTGGAGCTAAGATGTATTCAGGATTATCTACTGAAGCATTTATTAAAAAACCCACTGTTCAGCGAATTACTAAAGAGGGTCTTAAAGAATTATCAAAAACTTCGGTACCTATTGCTGAGTATGAAGGTTTCTTTGAACATGCAAACTCATTTAAAACAAGACTTAAAGATGATTGGAAATAG
- the ilvD gene encoding dihydroxy-acid dehydratase, whose amino-acid sequence MKSDSVKKGIQRAPHRSLLRACGLDDDDFKKPFIGIANSFTDIVPGHIHLRELVEFVKEGIIAAGGIPFEFDTMAICDGISMNHEGMKYSLPSREIIAATVESMTKGHAFDGLVLIPSCDKVVPGMIMGATRVNVPSIVVTGGPMISGEYKGKSADLITVFEAVGAHSAGKMSEEEVYELEKCACPGAGSCSGLFTANTMACITETLGLSLPTCATTHARTEENNQIALDSGKQIVKLVEENIKPSDILTQESFNNAIAVDMALGGSSNTALHIPAIASEVKDLNVNLELFDEISRNVPHIALISPAGEDSMMDLHLAGGIQAVLKTLGDKIDINQLTVTGKTIKENLETVENKNTDVIHTLDNPVHEDGGIAILKGNLAPNGSVVKKGAVADHLMHLKGPAKVYDCEEDVTKAIFNHEIKEGDIVVIRYEGPKGGPGMREMLNPTSALAGMNIKDVGLITDGRFSGGTRGPCIGHVSPEAMENGPIAAIENGDIIEIDINNRSINVELSDDEIEKRLKSVKHPERELDGWLRLYQKLVHSADTGAILR is encoded by the coding sequence ATGAAAAGTGATAGTGTAAAAAAAGGAATTCAAAGAGCTCCACACAGATCTCTTTTAAGAGCTTGTGGTCTTGATGATGATGATTTTAAAAAACCGTTCATTGGTATAGCAAATAGTTTTACAGATATTGTTCCGGGTCATATCCATTTAAGAGAACTTGTTGAATTTGTAAAAGAAGGTATTATTGCTGCTGGTGGTATTCCATTTGAATTTGATACTATGGCAATTTGCGATGGAATTAGTATGAATCATGAAGGCATGAAATATTCACTTCCTTCAAGAGAAATTATTGCTGCTACAGTTGAAAGTATGACTAAGGGTCATGCTTTCGATGGACTTGTATTAATTCCAAGCTGTGATAAAGTAGTTCCTGGAATGATTATGGGTGCAACTAGAGTTAATGTTCCATCTATTGTTGTAACTGGCGGACCAATGATTTCAGGTGAATATAAAGGTAAAAGTGCTGATTTAATTACTGTGTTCGAAGCTGTTGGTGCTCATTCTGCAGGAAAAATGTCTGAAGAAGAAGTTTATGAACTTGAAAAATGTGCCTGTCCTGGTGCTGGTAGCTGTTCTGGATTATTTACTGCAAATACAATGGCATGTATAACTGAAACTTTAGGTTTATCTCTTCCAACTTGTGCAACTACTCATGCAAGAACAGAAGAGAACAATCAAATTGCATTAGATTCTGGTAAACAAATTGTTAAACTTGTTGAAGAGAATATTAAACCATCTGATATTCTGACTCAAGAATCTTTCAACAATGCTATAGCTGTTGACATGGCATTAGGAGGTTCTTCTAATACTGCTCTTCATATTCCTGCTATTGCAAGTGAAGTAAAAGATTTAAATGTTAATTTAGAGTTATTTGACGAAATTTCAAGAAATGTTCCTCATATTGCTCTTATCTCTCCCGCTGGTGAAGATTCAATGATGGATTTACATTTAGCTGGTGGAATTCAAGCGGTATTGAAAACATTAGGTGATAAAATTGATATTAATCAATTAACAGTAACTGGTAAGACAATTAAAGAAAACTTAGAAACTGTTGAAAATAAAAATACTGATGTTATTCATACTTTGGATAATCCCGTCCATGAAGATGGTGGAATTGCAATCTTAAAAGGTAATCTTGCACCAAATGGAAGTGTTGTTAAAAAAGGTGCAGTTGCTGATCATTTAATGCATCTTAAGGGACCTGCAAAAGTATATGATTGTGAAGAAGATGTTACAAAAGCAATCTTTAATCATGAAATTAAAGAAGGGGATATTGTTGTAATTAGATATGAAGGACCAAAAGGAGGTCCGGGTATGAGGGAGATGTTAAATCCAACTTCAGCTCTTGCTGGTATGAACATTAAAGATGTAGGTTTAATAACAGATGGAAGGTTCTCTGGTGGAACAAGAGGTCCTTGTATTGGACATGTATCTCCTGAAGCAATGGAAAATGGTCCAATTGCAGCCATCGAAAATGGAGATATTATTGAAATTGATATTAATAATAGATCTATTAATGTAGAACTTTCAGATGACGAAATCGAGAAAAGATTAAAATCAGTTAAACACCCTGAAAGGGAATTAGATGGCTGGTTAAGATTATATCAAAAATTAGTTCACTCTGCTGACACAGGTGCTATTTTAAGGTAG
- a CDS encoding radical SAM protein translates to MSTLEKMKILTDSAQYDLCDYVSHHKSSQINLPGIYEAIGHNGCKIPLFKTLMTNKCKNDCKYCINQSKRNFTRLELSPEELARAFLGYYNRGLVNGLFLSSGISDDVDSTMEKQIETVSLLRKKYGYDDYIHLKVIPGASRDSIKRAMALANRVSINIEAATSSGLAELSSTKDYNKDILKRLSWINSLQHKSTTYPNSTHTTQLIIGANNETDKEILSRMEKIYKKSDLKRTYFSAFTPIEETEFKNKEACSTDRTSKLYNADTLINSYKYNVKELIFDESDKLSLTQDPKILAAKNMNIFPVEINSAPIRELIRVPGIGVKSAHEIVSIRKKKPFTHKEQLQELGVITNRADPYIKINGEYQTTFNF, encoded by the coding sequence ATGAGTACACTAGAAAAAATGAAAATTTTAACTGATTCGGCTCAATATGACTTATGTGATTATGTTAGTCATCATAAAAGTTCTCAGATAAATTTACCTGGAATTTATGAAGCAATAGGTCATAATGGATGTAAAATTCCACTTTTTAAAACACTCATGACCAATAAATGTAAAAATGATTGCAAATATTGTATTAATCAATCCAAAAGAAATTTTACAAGATTAGAACTATCACCTGAAGAACTTGCAAGAGCGTTTCTTGGATATTATAATAGAGGATTAGTTAATGGTTTATTTTTAAGTTCAGGAATATCTGATGATGTAGACTCCACTATGGAAAAACAAATAGAAACCGTGAGTCTTCTTAGAAAAAAATATGGTTATGATGATTATATTCATCTTAAAGTTATACCAGGAGCAAGCAGAGACTCGATTAAAAGAGCAATGGCATTAGCTAATAGAGTTAGTATCAATATTGAAGCTGCAACATCTTCAGGTCTTGCAGAATTATCATCAACAAAGGATTATAATAAAGATATATTAAAAAGATTGTCATGGATAAATTCTCTACAGCATAAAAGTACAACATATCCAAATTCTACACATACAACACAATTAATTATTGGAGCAAACAATGAAACTGATAAAGAGATATTAAGTAGAATGGAAAAAATATACAAAAAATCAGATCTGAAGAGAACATATTTCTCAGCATTTACTCCAATTGAAGAAACAGAATTTAAAAATAAGGAAGCTTGTTCAACAGATAGAACATCAAAGTTATATAATGCAGATACTTTAATTAATTCTTACAAATATAATGTTAAAGAATTAATATTTGATGAAAGTGATAAGTTATCTCTTACACAAGATCCGAAGATTCTAGCTGCAAAAAATATGAATATTTTTCCAGTAGAAATAAATAGTGCACCTATTAGAGAACTTATCAGGGTTCCGGGAATTGGGGTAAAATCTGCTCATGAAATTGTATCTATTCGTAAGAAAAAACCATTTACGCATAAAGAACAACTTCAAGAATTAGGTGTTATAACAAATAGAGCAGATCCATATATTAAAATTAATGGAGAATATCAAACAACTTTTAATTTCTAG
- a CDS encoding ParA family protein: MSEIIAVMNQKGGCGKTTTVVNTATSLAVMGKSVLVVDMDPQANATTSFGIDKTKIENTIYDALIGDISVKKATIPTFIKNLFIIPSNISLSGAGMELSRRENYHIVLQETLKDVVPLFDYIFIDLPPSLGVITVNALVASDSVLIPIQAEYYALEGVADLINTIKLVEKRLRSPTPIKGILLTLFDKRTRLSKDVRKELKNYFGETNLLFKTIIPRNIRLAEAPSFGKPCLIYDPDSTGTKSYLKLAKEIIQRDENVQLNIAKTNIDKVKKDSEVAGGK, encoded by the coding sequence ATGAGTGAAATAATAGCAGTGATGAATCAAAAAGGGGGTTGTGGTAAAACAACTACTGTTGTTAATACTGCAACATCTCTAGCAGTAATGGGTAAATCTGTTTTAGTAGTAGATATGGATCCTCAAGCTAATGCTACAACTAGTTTTGGGATTGATAAAACTAAAATAGAAAATACAATATACGATGCTCTTATAGGAGATATTAGTGTTAAAAAAGCAACAATTCCTACGTTTATTAAAAATTTATTTATTATCCCAAGTAATATATCTCTTAGTGGAGCTGGAATGGAGCTTTCTAGACGTGAAAATTATCATATTGTTTTACAAGAAACTCTTAAAGATGTTGTACCATTATTTGATTATATATTCATTGATTTGCCTCCTTCATTAGGTGTCATAACAGTCAATGCCTTGGTAGCTTCAGATAGTGTCTTAATACCTATTCAAGCTGAATATTATGCACTCGAAGGAGTAGCTGATTTGATAAATACTATTAAATTAGTTGAAAAAAGACTTAGAAGTCCAACTCCTATAAAAGGAATTCTCCTCACTTTATTCGATAAAAGAACTAGACTTAGTAAAGATGTTCGTAAAGAACTCAAAAATTACTTTGGCGAAACAAATTTACTTTTTAAAACTATTATTCCAAGAAATATAAGATTAGCTGAAGCTCCTAGTTTCGGTAAACCTTGTTTAATTTATGATCCAGATAGCACTGGTACTAAATCTTATTTGAAATTAGCTAAAGAAATCATTCAAAGAGATGAAAATGTCCAATTAAATATTGCTAAAACCAATATTGACAAAGTTAAAAAAGATTCTGAAGTTGCTGGGGGTAAATAA